In the Leptospira sp. WS4.C2 genome, one interval contains:
- a CDS encoding arsenosugar biosynthesis-associated peroxidase-like protein: MAENHYYNAKDLGKFGEIGRTNPALADKFFGYYNAVMAEGALTEREKALIALAVAHALKCPYCIDAYTTTSLQKGADEAQMNEAVHVAAAMAAGISLVHSVQMQNKIDELSF, from the coding sequence ATGGCAGAAAATCATTATTATAACGCAAAAGATTTAGGAAAATTTGGTGAAATTGGCCGTACCAATCCTGCTTTAGCAGACAAATTTTTTGGATACTACAATGCGGTGATGGCAGAGGGAGCACTCACAGAAAGAGAAAAGGCCCTCATTGCTCTTGCAGTTGCCCATGCCTTAAAATGTCCTTATTGCATTGATGCTTATACCACTACCTCATTACAGAAAGGTGCAGACGAAGCACAAATGAATGAAGCAGTTCATGTGGCAGCAGCGATGGCCGCTGGAATCAGTTTGGTTCATAGTGTCCAAATGCAAAATAAAATTGATGAACTTTCTTTTTAG
- the arsS gene encoding arsenosugar biosynthesis radical SAM (seleno)protein ArsS (Some members of this family are selenoproteins.): MNVTEQISTLQSYSGKSFLDTVGKTIPARSLKVFQINVGRWCNQACRHCHVDASPKRTEMMDKATADLCLDLISKISEVETVDITGGAPEGNPHFRHLVEGARKLGKRVIDRCNLTILEEPGYEWLYEFLAGNQVEIVSSLPSVLENTTDNQRGKGVFQKSITALKKLNDLGYGKALPIHLVYNPNGLFLSSSQSQLEREYKESLSKKFGIVFNQLFCINNLPINRFLGSLVRAGKFEMYMETLVNAYNPATVNGLMCVDQISVGYDGTVYDCDFNQMLDLKSREVKHLKDFDLQSFLSRDIVVSNHCYGCTAGAGSSCGGEIV; this comes from the coding sequence ATGAATGTAACTGAACAAATATCCACCTTACAATCGTATAGCGGAAAGTCATTTCTGGATACAGTAGGAAAAACAATCCCTGCGCGGTCACTAAAAGTTTTTCAAATCAATGTGGGAAGATGGTGTAACCAAGCCTGTCGCCATTGCCATGTGGACGCATCTCCGAAGAGAACTGAGATGATGGATAAAGCTACTGCGGATCTTTGTTTGGACTTAATCTCTAAAATTTCGGAAGTGGAAACAGTAGACATCACTGGAGGTGCTCCCGAAGGTAACCCACACTTTCGCCATTTGGTCGAAGGGGCACGCAAACTAGGCAAACGAGTGATTGATCGTTGTAACCTTACCATTTTGGAAGAACCGGGATATGAATGGTTATACGAATTTTTAGCAGGCAACCAAGTTGAAATTGTTTCTTCACTTCCTTCTGTTTTGGAAAACACTACAGATAACCAAAGAGGAAAGGGTGTCTTCCAAAAATCAATCACCGCCTTAAAGAAGTTAAATGATCTTGGTTATGGGAAAGCCCTTCCTATTCATTTGGTTTACAACCCAAATGGACTTTTTTTAAGTTCCAGTCAATCGCAGTTAGAAAGAGAGTATAAAGAATCTCTTTCCAAAAAGTTTGGAATTGTATTCAACCAGTTGTTTTGTATCAACAACCTTCCCATCAATCGATTTTTGGGATCTTTAGTGAGAGCTGGTAAATTTGAAATGTATATGGAAACATTGGTGAATGCATACAATCCAGCAACAGTGAATGGTCTTATGTGTGTAGATCAAATTTCTGTAGGTTATGATGGGACAGTTTATGATTGTGATTTTAACCAAATGTTGGATTTAAAATCGAGAGAAGTAAAACACCTTAAGGATTTCGATTTGCAATCTTTCCTAAGCCGCGATATCGTTGTATCAAATCATTGTTACGGATGTACGGCAGGTGCGGGATCCAGTTGTGGTGGGGAGATTGTTTAG
- the map gene encoding type I methionyl aminopeptidase: protein MSIQNEKDLQGILKAGKFVAKVRELLKLLAKPGVSTWELDNAAKQEFEKAGAVSAPSFDYKFPGYTCISTNYEIAHGIPKKETILKNGDLVNVDVSAKLDGYYADTGISFVVGESNETLQKLCATAIEGTMRATEQAFTGNYLRHIGREIHSTAVENGFTVIKNLAGHGTGKKLHEEPQVLVYEEKRDQRKLGNGLVLAIESFISTGSQTAYEEEDGWTLVASNRRGELSFVAQCEHTVIVQNGKPIIATL, encoded by the coding sequence ATGTCGATACAAAATGAAAAAGACTTACAAGGGATTTTAAAAGCTGGAAAATTCGTAGCTAAGGTGCGTGAGTTATTAAAACTCCTAGCAAAACCTGGGGTTTCTACATGGGAATTGGACAATGCAGCCAAACAAGAGTTTGAAAAAGCGGGAGCTGTATCTGCCCCCAGTTTTGATTACAAATTTCCTGGTTATACTTGTATCAGCACTAATTATGAAATTGCCCATGGAATTCCGAAAAAAGAAACCATTTTGAAAAATGGTGATTTGGTAAATGTAGACGTATCGGCAAAACTAGATGGATACTATGCGGATACAGGAATTTCCTTTGTCGTTGGTGAGTCTAACGAAACACTCCAAAAACTTTGTGCAACAGCAATCGAAGGAACGATGCGTGCCACAGAACAAGCGTTTACTGGTAATTATTTACGTCATATTGGAAGAGAAATTCATTCTACTGCTGTGGAAAATGGATTTACTGTGATCAAAAATTTAGCGGGCCATGGAACGGGAAAAAAACTCCATGAAGAACCACAAGTTTTGGTTTATGAAGAAAAAAGAGACCAAAGAAAATTGGGTAATGGCCTGGTTCTTGCCATTGAATCATTTATTTCTACCGGAAGCCAAACCGCTTATGAAGAAGAAGATGGTTGGACGCTTGTGGCTAGTAACCGCCGTGGGGAACTCAGTTTTGTGGCCCAGTGCGAACATACTGTAATTGTACAAAACGGAAAACCCATCATCGCCACTTTATAA
- a CDS encoding alpha/beta hydrolase: protein MRGVLILWPSTGGNARSFRIRDSELEELGLRLIRFNPPSHGNSAGIYDPKTSIQLLDVYLKERGYLNKELYGIGHSGGGAALMMYANQIPFRHLFLLSPILDSVLSLRFLYESNSIEEFSRLLLLPGVSIEDTPNKQILETLSTPQWLEDEKIQHLSVSIKNSRIQLLNLSIFLKNLFLPGFVVDGSLIQKRTKYTIFLPKEDKWFPKEYTGTFAKQNALDCIEMPDAPDHFFSSSWLTVWKQIKTIGLSMES, encoded by the coding sequence ATGCGAGGGGTTTTGATTCTTTGGCCAAGCACCGGTGGAAATGCCAGATCGTTTCGGATTCGCGATTCTGAACTCGAAGAATTAGGTTTACGCCTCATTCGGTTCAATCCTCCTTCTCATGGAAACTCAGCCGGAATCTATGATCCTAAGACTTCCATACAATTGTTAGATGTTTATCTAAAGGAAAGGGGATATCTTAACAAAGAATTGTATGGAATTGGGCATAGTGGGGGAGGAGCCGCTCTTATGATGTATGCAAACCAAATTCCCTTTCGCCATCTCTTTTTACTTTCTCCCATTTTGGATAGTGTCCTTAGTCTACGGTTTTTGTATGAGTCAAATTCGATTGAAGAGTTTAGTCGGTTACTTTTGTTACCAGGTGTTTCTATTGAGGACACGCCCAACAAACAGATATTAGAGACACTTTCGACTCCCCAGTGGCTAGAAGATGAAAAGATCCAACACTTAAGTGTATCGATCAAAAACAGTCGAATCCAGTTGTTGAACCTCTCTATTTTTTTAAAGAATCTATTCCTACCGGGATTTGTTGTGGATGGTTCTCTCATTCAAAAACGAACCAAATACACAATCTTTCTTCCCAAAGAGGATAAGTGGTTTCCAAAAGAGTACACTGGGACTTTTGCCAAACAGAATGCTTTAGATTGTATTGAAATGCCGGATGCTCCCGATCATTTTTTTTCTTCCTCATGGCTTACGGTTTGGAAACAAATCAAAACCATTGGATTATCAATGGAAAGCTAA
- a CDS encoding MAPEG family protein — protein METIYFTLIGFALWTLGLGVSLTTYRSILVLLGKKKSNEFPAGIQHGSDFNWRLNRAHLNSLENLPLFLTVVFLTSSFGMIDSFVNQAGFVILGARVLQSLTHLTSTSVLGVNVRFTFYMVQVVTYIILLVRLF, from the coding sequence GTGGAAACGATTTATTTTACACTGATTGGATTTGCACTATGGACTTTGGGACTTGGTGTATCTTTAACAACATATCGTAGTATTTTGGTATTACTCGGGAAAAAGAAATCAAATGAGTTCCCTGCAGGGATCCAACATGGATCTGACTTCAACTGGAGACTGAACCGCGCTCATCTCAATAGTTTGGAAAACCTTCCTCTTTTTTTGACAGTCGTTTTTTTAACTTCTAGTTTTGGAATGATAGATAGTTTTGTAAACCAAGCAGGGTTTGTGATTTTGGGAGCAAGGGTTTTACAATCCCTCACTCATTTAACTTCCACAAGTGTTTTAGGAGTGAATGTCCGATTTACGTTTTATATGGTACAAGTTGTAACATATATCATACTTTTGGTTCGTTTGTTCTAA
- a CDS encoding NAD(P)H-dependent glycerol-3-phosphate dehydrogenase has protein sequence MKIGIIGAGSFGTALGSILADKGYDVTLWTRSEDQARSINENHMNTKHMPDLVLPEKLKADTNLIHVVKDKDMIVSAPPSHALSGILKEIKDHIPPKVPIVSASKGIENESLRLVSEIFESELPGQFHSQLSYLSGPSFAKEMVKRVPTIVSIASKNEATAKRVQEIFSFTYFRTYWTPDVVGVEVGGALKNVIAIAAGVADGLGFGQNTRAALITRGLNEITRMGIKMGADPMTFLGPSGMGDLVLTCCGEGSRNRTVGFRLGQGEKLKEILASMNEVAEGVKTTLSAKNLSDKLGVEMAITQEVYQMLYEDKDPKEVVKALMSRDLKREGV, from the coding sequence ATGAAGATTGGTATCATTGGCGCCGGAAGTTTTGGCACTGCACTAGGTAGTATATTAGCGGACAAGGGATATGACGTTACCCTTTGGACCAGAAGCGAGGATCAAGCAAGATCCATCAATGAAAACCATATGAATACTAAACATATGCCCGATTTGGTGCTCCCAGAGAAACTAAAAGCGGATACCAACCTCATTCACGTTGTCAAAGATAAGGATATGATTGTTTCGGCTCCTCCAAGCCATGCCCTTTCGGGGATTTTAAAAGAAATCAAAGACCATATCCCACCCAAAGTACCGATTGTTTCCGCTTCCAAAGGAATCGAAAACGAAAGCCTAAGACTTGTTTCCGAAATTTTTGAGTCGGAACTTCCTGGACAATTCCATTCACAACTTTCTTATCTTTCCGGTCCCAGTTTTGCCAAAGAGATGGTCAAACGGGTTCCAACGATTGTGTCCATCGCTTCGAAAAATGAAGCTACCGCCAAACGGGTGCAAGAGATTTTTAGTTTTACCTACTTTCGTACGTATTGGACTCCCGATGTAGTCGGTGTGGAAGTGGGTGGTGCTTTAAAGAATGTCATCGCGATTGCCGCAGGTGTTGCGGATGGACTCGGGTTTGGTCAAAATACGAGAGCTGCTCTCATCACACGCGGGTTAAATGAGATCACAAGAATGGGAATCAAAATGGGAGCAGACCCTATGACTTTCCTTGGGCCTTCGGGAATGGGAGATTTGGTTCTCACATGTTGCGGAGAAGGATCAAGAAACAGGACTGTTGGTTTTCGTCTGGGTCAGGGAGAAAAACTAAAAGAAATTTTAGCTTCCATGAATGAAGTCGCAGAAGGTGTCAAAACCACTCTCTCTGCAAAAAATCTTTCTGACAAACTGGGTGTGGAAATGGCCATCACCCAGGAAGTATATCAGATGTTATACGAAGATAAAGATCCGAAAGAAGTTGTCAAGGCCCTCATGAGCCGAGATTTAAAACGTGAAGGTGTTTAG
- a CDS encoding metallophosphoesterase gives MKIIYLTDIHDGLHGLKRILQTTEADLYLFSGDIIYKAFFSFDRIIDFCGVQEELYYLLTERKDDSTPFDFTTHAIRFPEKYSTAIVEKSQKYRDLYKLAAKTMKEKYEIIEKLIVKYAKSPVYCLPGNYDLDLQYTELYQREVHRKSFEFGNLKVSGYGGAPIWTSGIPEKLTVVFHEYTKNGKNYSEPEDFFREELPDICWIHNPAYGYFDTIPGVGKCGSQGIRRYLDDESPSLVVSGHVHEDQGIKKTRNTVFINPSNFGAVDSLHGFQEGGYFAEILMEGKNVVQSNLCQLRGEDWHTLIEVDCSEKYPKLISQNPISTVSSEDYIRGN, from the coding sequence ATGAAAATCATTTATCTAACGGATATCCATGATGGACTTCATGGTTTAAAACGAATTCTGCAAACCACAGAAGCAGATTTGTATTTGTTTTCCGGAGATATTATCTATAAGGCATTTTTTTCTTTTGATCGCATCATCGATTTTTGCGGAGTCCAAGAAGAATTATATTATTTGTTAACAGAAAGAAAGGATGATTCCACTCCTTTTGATTTTACAACACATGCCATTCGTTTTCCTGAAAAATATTCCACAGCCATTGTAGAAAAATCTCAAAAGTATAGAGATTTGTACAAACTTGCTGCCAAAACGATGAAAGAAAAATATGAAATCATCGAAAAACTCATCGTAAAATATGCAAAGTCGCCTGTGTATTGTTTGCCGGGAAATTATGATTTGGATTTACAATATACAGAACTCTACCAACGCGAAGTACATAGGAAAAGTTTTGAATTTGGAAATCTAAAAGTTTCTGGATATGGTGGTGCTCCCATTTGGACCTCAGGGATTCCAGAAAAACTCACTGTAGTCTTTCACGAGTATACAAAAAACGGGAAAAATTATAGCGAACCAGAAGATTTTTTTCGCGAAGAACTTCCAGATATCTGTTGGATCCATAATCCGGCATATGGGTACTTTGATACCATTCCCGGTGTGGGAAAATGTGGAAGCCAGGGGATTCGAAGGTATTTGGATGATGAATCTCCTTCTCTTGTTGTCTCGGGTCATGTACATGAAGACCAGGGGATTAAAAAAACAAGAAATACTGTATTTATCAATCCATCTAACTTTGGTGCTGTGGATTCCTTACATGGATTTCAAGAGGGTGGTTATTTTGCCGAAATTCTTATGGAAGGAAAAAACGTAGTCCAGTCCAACCTTTGTCAACTCCGTGGAGAGGACTGGCATACACTCATTGAAGTGGATTGTTCCGAAAAATATCCGAAGTTAATATCACAAAATCCCATCTCCACAGTGAGTTCCGAAGACTACATTCGAGGCAATTGA
- the recG gene encoding ATP-dependent DNA helicase RecG, translated as MKQGLDLSQSLSTLKGIGPKRKSVLLEHGVTTFFELLTYFPRRYLDRNFTKDIILKQGDVVTLLGTIADSYIVHGKKSRLLVGFRTLNNERINLVFFRGVNFFHKIFTVDRKVVVSGKLEYYKGYQILHPEYEFLSDKEDPEDSIHAGRIIPLYPSTEALKEEGLDSKGLRKLIHQVLEGGVIVENLPKNLVKKRVLLPRDEAFHEIHFPETMEAVQIARKRFAYEEFFYFQRLLLYKQRERQKVKRLLWPLPKSPSRENLEKNLPFELTEDQKVAVSTILSQTNSDSPAAFLLQGDVGSGKTITALLIALHYIDNHIQVVFLAPTEILARQHYQTIYKFMGNMPFLGIELLLGGENKKTRLEKLTRIKTGESNIIIGTHSLLQEDVVFSDLGLVVIDEQHKFGVDQRETIRAKGKNPDILAMTATPIPRTLCLTLYGDLTLVNIKTKPKGRKPIDTRWYKEDRRAGVYNSIRKYVGSGRQCYIVYPLVEESEKVDLESCTVAYENLRTNVFPELKIGLLHGKMKSAEKELVMEKFKSGEIQILVTTTVVEVGVDVPNATILVVEHADRFGISQLHQLRGRVGRSDIESFCILMTGDFISEEGRDRLEALVASNDGYYLAEKDLAIRGPGELLGVKQSGLPEFKIADLVSDRTLLDEAKEDASSFPLDDPTEVSELSTRFSEGKFLFAN; from the coding sequence ATGAAACAGGGACTAGACCTATCACAAAGTTTATCTACACTGAAAGGGATTGGACCCAAAAGAAAGTCCGTCCTTTTAGAACATGGGGTTACTACTTTTTTTGAACTCCTAACTTATTTTCCACGTCGTTACCTAGATCGTAATTTTACAAAAGACATTATCTTAAAACAAGGAGATGTGGTCACCCTTCTTGGAACCATTGCGGATAGTTATATCGTTCATGGAAAAAAGAGTCGGTTACTTGTTGGATTTAGAACCTTAAACAACGAACGAATCAATTTGGTTTTTTTTCGTGGTGTGAATTTTTTTCATAAGATTTTTACAGTGGATCGGAAGGTGGTGGTCTCTGGAAAATTAGAATACTATAAAGGGTACCAGATCCTCCACCCAGAGTATGAATTTTTATCCGACAAAGAGGATCCAGAAGATTCCATCCATGCGGGTCGTATCATTCCGCTTTATCCTTCCACGGAAGCACTCAAAGAAGAGGGGCTTGATTCCAAAGGGTTACGAAAACTCATCCACCAAGTTTTGGAAGGTGGAGTGATTGTAGAAAATCTTCCCAAGAATTTAGTCAAAAAACGAGTGTTACTTCCTCGTGACGAAGCTTTTCATGAAATTCATTTTCCAGAAACCATGGAAGCCGTACAAATTGCACGAAAACGATTTGCTTATGAAGAGTTTTTTTATTTCCAGAGACTTCTATTATACAAACAAAGGGAAAGACAAAAAGTAAAACGATTGTTATGGCCGCTTCCCAAATCACCTTCCCGTGAAAATTTGGAGAAAAACCTTCCCTTCGAATTAACAGAAGACCAGAAAGTTGCTGTCTCTACCATTCTCTCGCAAACCAATTCTGATTCACCGGCCGCCTTTTTACTCCAAGGAGATGTGGGTTCGGGAAAAACCATCACAGCCCTTCTCATCGCACTCCATTATATTGATAACCACATCCAAGTGGTGTTTTTAGCACCTACGGAAATTTTAGCACGCCAACACTACCAAACTATTTATAAATTTATGGGAAATATGCCCTTTCTCGGGATCGAGCTATTGTTAGGTGGAGAGAATAAAAAAACTCGATTAGAGAAACTGACAAGGATCAAAACCGGAGAATCCAATATCATCATTGGAACACATTCCCTATTACAAGAAGATGTGGTTTTTTCCGACTTGGGTCTTGTTGTAATTGATGAACAACATAAGTTTGGTGTGGACCAAAGAGAAACCATTCGTGCCAAAGGAAAAAATCCTGATATTCTTGCGATGACGGCCACACCGATCCCACGTACACTTTGTCTTACTTTGTATGGAGATTTAACTTTAGTAAATATCAAAACAAAACCCAAAGGTCGTAAACCCATCGATACAAGATGGTATAAAGAAGACCGAAGAGCCGGTGTTTACAACTCCATTCGTAAGTATGTGGGATCGGGAAGACAGTGTTATATTGTATATCCGTTAGTAGAAGAATCGGAAAAAGTCGATTTGGAATCTTGTACAGTCGCTTATGAAAACCTAAGAACCAATGTTTTTCCTGAATTAAAAATTGGTTTGTTACATGGTAAAATGAAAAGTGCAGAAAAAGAATTGGTGATGGAAAAATTCAAATCAGGAGAAATCCAAATCCTCGTGACTACTACTGTGGTGGAAGTCGGGGTGGATGTTCCGAATGCCACTATATTAGTAGTGGAACATGCAGACCGGTTTGGTATTTCCCAATTACACCAGTTACGTGGTCGTGTGGGAAGAAGTGATATCGAAAGTTTTTGTATTTTAATGACGGGTGATTTTATTAGTGAGGAAGGACGAGACCGTTTGGAGGCTCTTGTTGCATCCAACGATGGCTATTATTTGGCTGAAAAAGATTTGGCGATTCGAGGCCCGGGTGAACTTCTTGGGGTCAAACAAAGTGGACTCCCTGAATTTAAAATTGCCGATTTGGTTTCGGATCGCACACTACTTGATGAAGCCAAAGAAGATGCTTCCTCCTTTCCTTTGGATGATCCAACCGAGGTATCAGAATTGAGTACAAGATTCAGTGAAGGCAAATTTTTATTTGCGAATTAA
- a CDS encoding M15 family metallopeptidase: protein MLRTQYITLLFVSLFFVCGEKPLKTSPTDLYLGLDKTSYLTGKFNSPGPLAPVILEENGKDHYLRPDVKKALHQMVNDFEDSKPATYKQHIFLVSSFRNFSHQKGIWESKYTGKKVMRVPIKGKSPEEIANLILEFSSAPGTSRHHWGTDFDINALDNSYFEEKGKGKILYDWLKQNASKYGFCQPYSRLSTRNNKGYQEEKWHWSYAPISNQLTKEWVKGYTSGEIQLVGSFLGADVLGDRALDFVRSINPECEKIQNPSL from the coding sequence ATGTTACGCACTCAATACATAACTCTATTATTTGTTTCTTTATTTTTCGTTTGCGGTGAAAAACCGCTAAAAACATCCCCAACTGATTTGTATTTAGGCCTAGATAAAACATCCTATTTAACTGGGAAATTTAATTCCCCTGGCCCATTAGCGCCTGTTATACTTGAAGAAAATGGAAAAGATCATTATCTCAGGCCCGATGTAAAGAAGGCACTCCACCAAATGGTAAATGATTTTGAAGATTCAAAACCAGCTACTTACAAACAACATATCTTTTTAGTTTCTTCCTTTCGCAACTTTAGCCACCAAAAAGGAATTTGGGAATCCAAATACACGGGTAAAAAAGTTATGAGAGTACCCATCAAAGGGAAATCACCCGAAGAAATCGCTAATTTGATTTTGGAATTTTCCAGTGCTCCCGGAACTTCTCGCCACCATTGGGGAACGGATTTTGATATCAATGCCCTAGACAATTCTTACTTTGAAGAAAAGGGAAAGGGGAAAATTCTTTACGATTGGTTAAAACAAAATGCCTCTAAGTATGGGTTTTGCCAACCGTACAGTCGTTTGTCGACTAGAAACAACAAAGGATACCAGGAAGAAAAGTGGCACTGGTCTTATGCACCGATTTCAAACCAACTCACTAAAGAATGGGTGAAAGGTTATACATCAGGTGAGATTCAATTGGTTGGAAGTTTTTTAGGGGCTGATGTACTCGGCGACCGGGCTTTGGACTTTGTTCGTTCCATAAACCCGGAATGTGAAAAAATTCAAAACCCTTCGTTATAG
- the galE gene encoding UDP-glucose 4-epimerase GalE, translating to MRVLVTGGAGYIGSHIVLELMELGHEILVVDDMEKGNEANLFPGNEFIKGEIQNPEILKQTFAKKIDAVFHFAAWKAAGESMTDPLKYTMNNLNGTFTLLNALIQYECKYIVFSSSAAVYGAPKYLPIDENHPLQPENYYGYTKLCIEENLEWFDTLKGLKSARLRYFNAAGYDTKGRIKGIEKTPANLLPIIMEAAAGIRNGYEIFGTDYETEDGTCVRDYIHVSDLAKAHVLALDYIMSKNESLTVNLGSEAGYSVKEMADLSEKVVGKTIPHKTGPRRKGDPAKLLASSAKARELLNWKPIYSDAETLLSSMWNLYKTL from the coding sequence ATGAGAGTTCTCGTTACCGGGGGAGCCGGTTACATCGGAAGCCATATTGTATTAGAACTAATGGAACTAGGTCATGAGATCCTAGTTGTGGATGATATGGAAAAAGGAAACGAAGCAAATTTGTTTCCTGGAAATGAATTCATCAAAGGGGAAATCCAAAATCCAGAAATTTTAAAACAAACATTTGCTAAAAAAATAGACGCTGTTTTTCACTTTGCTGCTTGGAAGGCTGCTGGTGAATCCATGACAGATCCACTTAAGTATACAATGAATAACTTAAATGGAACCTTTACTTTGTTAAATGCACTCATTCAGTATGAGTGTAAGTATATCGTATTTTCTTCCTCAGCAGCAGTCTATGGAGCACCCAAATACTTACCAATCGACGAAAACCATCCTTTACAACCAGAGAATTACTACGGATATACAAAACTTTGTATTGAAGAAAACCTCGAATGGTTTGATACATTAAAAGGTTTAAAATCAGCAAGATTACGTTATTTCAATGCCGCAGGTTATGACACAAAAGGTCGAATCAAAGGAATAGAAAAAACTCCAGCCAATTTGTTACCCATAATTATGGAAGCAGCAGCGGGAATTCGAAATGGATACGAGATTTTCGGAACCGATTATGAAACAGAAGATGGAACTTGTGTCCGTGATTACATCCATGTTTCCGACTTAGCAAAGGCCCATGTCTTAGCTTTGGACTACATTATGTCGAAAAACGAGAGTTTGACGGTAAATTTAGGTTCGGAAGCGGGATACTCTGTAAAAGAAATGGCCGACCTTTCTGAAAAAGTGGTAGGAAAAACCATACCCCACAAAACAGGCCCAAGACGAAAAGGAGATCCTGCGAAGTTACTTGCCTCTTCTGCAAAAGCAAGAGAACTTTTAAATTGGAAACCAATTTATAGTGATGCAGAAACTCTACTATCTAGTATGTGGAATTTGTATAAAACTCTATAA
- the lpxA gene encoding acyl-ACP--UDP-N-acetylglucosamine O-acyltransferase, translating into MKIHPTAIIDPKAELHESVEVGPFCIIEKDVKIGEGTVIESHVKILSGTRIGKFNKLSSGGSYGGLPQDLAFKPETKTYLEIGDHNHMRENVIFHRGTVEGKATTIGNHNYLMGNVHIAHDVTVGDHNIMVQNTMLAGHVVIGDKVFISGSVGVHQFVRVSDYAMLAGLTKVVKDVPPYATVDGHPALVVSLNVVGMKRAGISADVRLAIKRVYKIIYHSGLNTKQALAELKKDQNPAPEVKKIIEFFESSKRGVVDHRFVSGGSDEE; encoded by the coding sequence ATGAAAATTCACCCCACTGCCATCATCGATCCGAAAGCGGAACTCCATGAATCCGTAGAAGTAGGACCGTTTTGTATCATTGAGAAAGATGTCAAAATCGGAGAAGGAACCGTCATTGAATCCCATGTAAAGATCCTATCGGGAACACGCATTGGAAAGTTCAACAAACTGTCTTCGGGGGGAAGTTACGGCGGATTACCTCAAGATTTAGCCTTCAAACCGGAAACAAAAACCTATTTAGAAATTGGTGACCACAACCATATGCGTGAAAACGTCATTTTCCACCGAGGAACCGTAGAAGGAAAAGCTACAACGATTGGAAACCATAACTATCTTATGGGGAATGTTCATATTGCCCACGATGTGACTGTGGGGGATCATAACATTATGGTTCAAAACACCATGCTTGCCGGCCACGTAGTCATTGGTGATAAAGTGTTTATCTCGGGTTCTGTTGGAGTCCACCAATTTGTACGTGTTTCTGATTATGCAATGTTAGCTGGTCTTACCAAAGTAGTAAAGGATGTCCCTCCTTATGCTACAGTTGATGGGCACCCGGCTCTTGTGGTCAGTTTAAATGTTGTGGGTATGAAACGTGCAGGAATTTCTGCGGATGTTCGTTTGGCAATCAAACGGGTGTATAAAATCATCTATCACAGTGGACTCAATACAAAACAGGCACTTGCGGAATTGAAAAAAGATCAAAACCCTGCCCCTGAAGTTAAAAAAATAATCGAGTTCTTTGAATCGAGCAAACGCGGCGTTGTCGATCATCGTTTTGTCTCTGGTGGATCTGACGAAGAATGA
- a CDS encoding Hpt domain-containing protein has product MNDPEDQAWLKEMITSLLENMATRIENLSRLLVSKEPKDLQAELHQIKGVAANFGLAALSEVVIKAEGFAKTGEIEASVEEGKKIAGIWESTRQELEKRFST; this is encoded by the coding sequence ATGAATGATCCAGAGGACCAGGCCTGGTTAAAAGAGATGATCACCTCTCTTTTGGAAAACATGGCAACTCGGATAGAAAATTTAAGCCGTCTTTTGGTCTCCAAAGAGCCGAAAGACCTGCAAGCAGAATTACACCAAATCAAAGGTGTGGCTGCCAATTTTGGTTTGGCAGCACTTTCTGAAGTGGTGATCAAAGCAGAAGGATTTGCAAAGACCGGCGAAATTGAAGCATCAGTAGAAGAGGGAAAAAAAATTGCCGGGATCTGGGAATCGACCAGACAAGAATTAGAAAAAAGGTTTTCTACTTAA